DNA sequence from the Prosthecobacter dejongeii genome:
ATTGCCTCGTAGCCTTGAAGCGTGGCGTAAGTGAACCCGATGCGCTCAGGAATGGAGTTCTTTAAAACCTGCATTCCCAGCATTCCTTCCAACCCTTGAAGCTCGCGACTGATTCGCGTGCCTGGCTTGACCATGTTCCAAAGAACGAAGGCCTTGCCACCAGGGCGAGTGTTCTCTTTGACCATCTCAACGGCCGGCAGCGTTGCGCGAATGTCCACCATCGAAGGCTTCAGAGGAAGAATCAGAATATCAGCCTCCTTCACTGCCTCAATCAGGACGTTGCTCGACAACCGAGGCAACGTGTCAACGATTACAAAGTCATACTCCCCTGCCCTGTTCCTGTCCCAGATCTCAATCTCTGTCCGGCCCGCATCGCGCAACTCAGTCACAATTTGTGAGATGCTGGCCTGCGGATCGTCATCGCGCACCGCAACCTTTTTGCCGACTCGGCTCAAAGTTTCGGCCACAAGAAAGCTGAGCGTGGTTTTGCCGGTTCCGCCCTTTTGCCCGCAAAATGTGATAATCATAATTTATGATAACCTTAAATTAAGAAGTTAAGTTGTCCCTAAATTAGGACTTCCTTAATTTAAGCGGATGATCATCATTTGCGCAACCCTGTATTTTCATAATTTCGGATTGTCTTAATTTGCTACTGTCATAAATTAGGATTTTACGACAATCTTAATTTGTGAACATCATAAAACGCTAAAGGGGATCAACGATCGTCATGTCCAGGTCTCAATTTAAGAAGTTAAGTTTCTCTTAAATTAAGATTGCCTTAAATTATGATGTTCTTAATTTATGAAAGCTGTGCGACCCTC
Encoded proteins:
- a CDS encoding ParA family protein — translated: MIITFCGQKGGTGKTTLSFLVAETLSRVGKKVAVRDDDPQASISQIVTELRDAGRTEIEIWDRNRAGEYDFVIVDTLPRLSSNVLIEAVKEADILILPLKPSMVDIRATLPAVEMVKENTRPGGKAFVLWNMVKPGTRISRELQGLEGMLGMQVLKNSIPERIGFTYATLQGYEAITGEDRELLQRLVLEFVA